The following proteins are encoded in a genomic region of Actinomycetota bacterium:
- a CDS encoding ribbon-helix-helix protein, CopG family: protein MRAKVTISIPEDLLMRLDAEAEALGRSRSELVQEAAAVYLGKSAEERAREARRQRMLEAVEGMREMADRNPMHDDRPSLEILREIRETHDSSPLRGLRKESE from the coding sequence ATGCGCGCGAAGGTGACGATCTCGATCCCCGAGGATCTGCTGATGCGGCTCGATGCCGAGGCCGAGGCGCTCGGCCGGTCGCGCAGCGAGCTGGTGCAGGAGGCGGCCGCGGTCTACCTCGGCAAGTCGGCCGAGGAGCGGGCGCGCGAGGCTCGGCGGCAGCGGATGCTCGAGGCCGTGGAGGGGATGCGGGAGATGGCCGACCGCAACCCGATGCATGACGACCGGCCTTCACTGGAGATCCTTCGGGAGATCCGTGAGACGCACGACTCCTCGCCGCTCCGCGGCTTGCGGAAGGAGTCCGAGTGA